From the Thomasclavelia ramosa DSM 1402 genome, the window CCTTTGATATCTTATTTTCAATATTACCTTCATGCATTTTCGTATTTGTACCTTCAAGTGCATTAATAAAATGCATAGTTATACTTGTAACTTCACCTTTTGGTAAATGAGTATCTAATTCCTCATTAGTTTTTTTTACCATCCACTTTGATATTTTTGTTAATAGTGGATATTCATACTCTAATTCATAAGAATATGGTAACGAAATATCCATACCATTTTTCTCCCTAATAACAGCAAAATTAATATGATCAGCTAAAATAAACACTAAATTAGGACTTAATTCATCTTCAATATTCTTTTTTGCAACATCCACCATTTTTGTAACTAAGTTAAAAATGTTATTTGGTATTTCCTTAAGTAGACCATAATATCTATTGTCAACATCATAGAAGGTTCGCTCAATAACAGAGAGATCTTTTATTTCATAGGGAATATTTCCATATCCAATTCCTTTAGCAAATACAATAACTTCATTGTTTTCCCCATCAACTGCAATTGCTATATTATTATTTATTTTTTTGATGACTTTCACGAAGTATTCCTCCTTCTATTTAATCAAAGTATCTCCTCTATGAACTTCCCTATCATAACATTCTAATTTTATACTTTGATTATAACCTGCTGTAAATATAACCATAGTTGTTTTATCTATATTCATTTCATCCATAATATTATCATCAAATTTTAATATAGGCATATTCTTCTTTACCTTATCGCCAACTTTGACAAATATCTCAAATCCTCTACCTTTTAAGTTTACAGTATCCAAACCAACGTGTACTAATATTTCAACCCCACTTCTAGTTTTAATTCCAAATGCATGTTTACTATTTGGTATCATAACAATTATTCCATCAACAGGTGAAACAACAATATTATCTGATGGAATAATTGCAAAGCCATCACCCATCATTCTTGTTGAAAATACTTTATCTGGAACATCCTCTATATTTATACATTTTCCATCTATTGGTGAAACAATTCCTCCATCTTGTTTATTCATAAATTTAAACATATTAACTCCTCCTTTTATACAAAAAAACTCTTTGATTCATTATCCTAAATAATAGGTCATGCCTCAAAGAGTTACAATCCTTCTGTTCAATTTTACACCAATATAATAACAATTATTTAACCTATTGTCAATAATATATGATAACTATCAATGATATTATTAATTTTTAAATTATCGTATACATTTAAAATCAGCTAATGTACATAAAATATTTATATATCTTGAAATATCATTTTTAATCAGATGATATTCTAGTAAAATTTGAGCATATACACATTTTATCTAATCAAACCTAAAAGCTTTTTCTATAGTTGTTAATTCTTTAGTCCATCATTCCCTCTGTCAAAGAACTTGCATCTGTATACGTAGAACCATCATTTATTTTAAAATCCTGTATAATATTCTTAATTTCATCATCAAATAAAATTAGATATATATAATAATCATAATCTACTTCTTCACATATTCTTCATGTAATTAAAAAATCAATCTATAATTAAATGTTTGAATTTATAAAATCGATTACAACTTTATATTACATTTATTAATTTTCTGCTTTCTTTTAAAATATGATAAAACGAAAAAGCGACAAATTGAATACAGTTTATCGCTTCATATATAGACATTCATAACTTTTCTAAATAATCAGATAAAGTTATTGAAATAAAATTATGGTGCCGGCAACTGGATTTGAACCAGCAACCTATCCATTACGAGTGGATTGCTCTACCGTTAGAGCTATACCGGCATAAGTAACCGCATTCATATTATAACACTTTATTCCTTGTCATAAAATATCTTTTTTTATTTATCTTTTTTTAATGTTATCTATTTGGTAATCATTAAAATAATGATATAATATTCTATCGGAGGGAAAGAACATGTATATTAAAGATGATGAAATAAATAGGATATTTAATGAAAAAAACTGGAAAATTGCTCACAGTTATTATAAAGATAATGTAATCACAAACATGTCCGTTCTAAAACAGGGAAATGAGTACCACATTGATGGTACTGTTGAAATATATGGTCGTAGTAGTACTTGTCATATCGTCGTAGATACTGGAGGAAAAATAAATAATTTTGAATGTGATTGCCCTTATTGCCATAATGATGAATTAGCATGTGGTCATATTGGGGTACTATTATTAAAATTTTATAGTTTAGAAATGTCTGAAATTCCTTTTCAGTTTAATCAAAAAATTGATTACAAAGCAAAAATTGAAGCCTTTGAACGCGTTCGTGAAGAAAAATTAATTCAAACAAAACTCGAAGAATCAAAAAAATTAATTACCGACTACACTAATCAGCAAGATCCTCAACTAACAAATGATTCATTGATTGATTTAATTCCTAATATTAATTATTCATTTAATCGAATCTTGATTAGTTATCGAATTGGTCAAAATAAAACTTACTTAATAAAAAATCTTAAAGAATTCATATATAACTATCGTTATCACAATGTATATACTTACGGTAGTCAGTTAACAACCGATTACAATCGTAAATCATTTAGTTCAGAAGCATTAAAACAAATTGATTTTATTCGGGATAATAGCGAATTTATTGATGATATTGAAAGATATCGTTCTATTGATATTAACAAATATAATATTGATGAATTTTTTGAAACATATCTCACAAATCTTAACATCAATATGTTTTTTACCACTATTGATCTAAATAATTTAACAATCAACATCGAAGATAAAGAAGATTACTTTGAAATATCACTTTTGCCATTAGGCGGCCAATTAATTATTGGTAACCAATATTTATATTATTTAGACAAAAACATTTTAAATCGTTACAGTCTTAAAATGTCTAAAATTACTAAAAAACTGATTTCTAAATTAGATAAAGAAAATCTCATTGTCGCAAAAGAAGATTTTGGTTATTTTGGCAAATATATCATTGATCAAATCTTACCTTATATTGCCATTACAGGAGCTAATATCGACGATTATATGCCTAGTGTGATCACTTTACTTACTTACGTTGATTTGAATAACTTTGGTGATTTAACAATCAATCTTGAATATCGTGATGATGAAGGTAATATATTATTTGACGGTAAATATATTGACAGTTATGAAACCAAGCTGCCACTCAACGTTGATACAGCACTAGCAATGATTGAAGATTACGCGCAATATGATGAACTAACGAATATGTATTTAATCACCAATAACGATGAAGATATATACTATTTTATAAAAAATATTTTGCCTAAATTAAATAGATATTGTGATGTATTTGTCAGTGAAGACATTAAAAATATTAATAAACCTAAAAACATTTCTTTAAACATTGGTATCCGTTTAAAAAATGATCTATTAGAGATTGATTTAGACAGTATTAATGTTTCAAAAGATGAAATCCGAGATATTTTAGAATCATACCAAAAACACAAAGCCTATCATCGTTTAAAAAATGGTGAATTTGTGAATTTAGAAGATCAAACTTTAAATGAAGCCTATAATTTAATTCAAGATTTAAATCTTGAAAACAAAAATATTCAAGATGGCGCTATCATAGTCGATAAATCCAAAGCATTATTCTTAAACGAATTAATACAAGATAGCGAAACAATTAATTTTAACCGTAACCAACA encodes:
- a CDS encoding SNF2-related protein, coding for MYIKDDEINRIFNEKNWKIAHSYYKDNVITNMSVLKQGNEYHIDGTVEIYGRSSTCHIVVDTGGKINNFECDCPYCHNDELACGHIGVLLLKFYSLEMSEIPFQFNQKIDYKAKIEAFERVREEKLIQTKLEESKKLITDYTNQQDPQLTNDSLIDLIPNINYSFNRILISYRIGQNKTYLIKNLKEFIYNYRYHNVYTYGSQLTTDYNRKSFSSEALKQIDFIRDNSEFIDDIERYRSIDINKYNIDEFFETYLTNLNINMFFTTIDLNNLTINIEDKEDYFEISLLPLGGQLIIGNQYLYYLDKNILNRYSLKMSKITKKLISKLDKENLIVAKEDFGYFGKYIIDQILPYIAITGANIDDYMPSVITLLTYVDLNNFGDLTINLEYRDDEGNILFDGKYIDSYETKLPLNVDTALAMIEDYAQYDELTNMYLITNNDEDIYYFIKNILPKLNRYCDVFVSEDIKNINKPKNISLNIGIRLKNDLLEIDLDSINVSKDEIRDILESYQKHKAYHRLKNGEFVNLEDQTLNEAYNLIQDLNLENKNIQDGAIIVDKSKALFLNELIQDSETINFNRNQQFQELINHLTNCNINNYPVPEPFSDILRDYQCTGYKWIKTMSDYGFGGILADDMGLGKTLQMITVLEDAKKNHKASIVITPATLILNWQDEIKKFSNDLNVLCISGTLSVRKKMIEQINNYDVIITSYDYIRRDFELYKPFKFEYIVLDEAQYIKNQATKNARAVKELHGTHRFALTGTPIENSLAELWSIFDFLMPNYLYNYNYFREHFERPIVRDEDKDAQIRLKKMVEPFILRRTKQEVLEELPDKIENNIKIAFNKEEENLYIANLSQINSELKTALDVERIDKIQILAMMTRLRQICCDARILYNEIIGPSSKMKACLDIIKKAKENNQKVLLFSSFTSSLDLLEKELRKEDISYYVLTGATNKIKRHQLVNAFQNDNTDVFLISLKAGGTGLNLTAASIVIHFDPWWNMSAQNQATDRAYRIGQTNNVQVYKLIMKNSIEEKIQELQAQKQDLSNIFIENNDGSITKMSTADIISLFSIDQEG
- a CDS encoding PTS sugar transporter subunit IIA translates to MFKFMNKQDGGIVSPIDGKCINIEDVPDKVFSTRMMGDGFAIIPSDNIVVSPVDGIIVMIPNSKHAFGIKTRSGVEILVHVGLDTVNLKGRGFEIFVKVGDKVKKNMPILKFDDNIMDEMNIDKTTMVIFTAGYNQSIKLECYDREVHRGDTLIK
- a CDS encoding PRD domain-containing protein, with translation MKVIKKINNNIAIAVDGENNEVIVFAKGIGYGNIPYEIKDLSVIERTFYDVDNRYYGLLKEIPNNIFNLVTKMVDVAKKNIEDELSPNLVFILADHINFAVIREKNGMDISLPYSYELEYEYPLLTKISKWMVKKTNEELDTHLPKGEVTSITMHFINALEGTNTKMHEGNIENKISKVIFNVTNIVEKHFNFNIDKKSFNYFRFKNHLKYFVQRKEAREMFTDNNRELYESMIEKYPDTYDCISKIDNYFYQEYKEKCTTEELLYLLVHVNRLYIKEDCHRKGITPEK